The following is a genomic window from Hymenobacter monticola.
GGGTGCGATTCAGCCCAGCATCCTCACCTATAAGGACGGCCGCCTGCAAGCCCTCTGCCGCAGCCGCGACCGCGCCATCCTCGAAACGTGGTCCACGGACCAGGGCAAAACCTGGTCGCCCCTCGCCAAAACCACCCTACCCAACAATAACTCCGGCACCGATGCTGTGACCCTGAAAGATGGCCGCCAGCTGCTGGTCTACAACCACGTGCTACCCCCCGGCACCCTCGCCAAAGGCCCCCGCACCCCCCTCAACGTGGCCGTGTCGAAGGACGGCAAAGAGTGGTACGCCGTAGCCATTCTGGAGGATTCGCCTATCAGCCAGTACTCGTACCCATCTGTGATTCAGACCAAGGATGGGCTGGTGCATTTCGTGTACACCTGGCGCCGCCAGCGCATCAAGCATGCCGTACTCGACCCCAAGAAAATGAAGCTGGTGAAGATTGAAAACGGCGTGTGGCCGGCGATGAAGGGGTACAAAGCGCCGGTGGGTGATGCAGAGATTACGAAGGATTGAGGAGTCACCAGAACAGAACGAGAAAGGCCGTCATGCAGAGCGCAGCGAAGCATCTCGCTCGCTTCGTTGCTAACGTCATTGATTACTGAAGCACGCGAGATGCTTCGCTGCGCTCTGCATGACGGTCTACACTAAAACGAATTCCCACCCATGTCCAGATTCTTCCGCCTGCTCCTAGGTTCGCTTTTCCTCACTACCGCCGCCCAGGCGCAAAACTCCGACGACCAGTACCGAGAGCCGTTGCAGCAGGTGCTGGAGGAGATTCAGCAGCGCTACGGGGTGAAAATCCGGCCCGATGCGGCCATGGTGAAGGACAAGTATGTGACCTACGCCGAGTGGCGCTTCCGCCCCGACGTGGACGAGACCTTGCGCAGTGTGCTGGCTCCATTCGACTACCAGGCAGCGAAAACCGGCGATAAAACTTACAAGCTCAAGACCTTCCAGTATCACCTCAAAACGCCCGACGAAGGCGCGGCCCAGTTGGCGCAGCTAGCCAGTCAGTACCACGACGCCGCCACCTGGGAAAAGCGCAAAGCCGAGTTGCGCAATTGCATGTGGTCGGCGTTGCGGCTGTCGCCGATGCCGGCCAAACCGGCCAGCAAGCCAATTATTACCAACAAGCGGCAATACGACGGCTACACGGTGGAGAATGTGGCCATCGAAACGCTGCCGGGCTACTACATGACCGGTTCGATTTATAAGCCGCTCAAATCCAAAGGCAAGGTTCCGGTCATTATCAGCCCTGACGGGCATTTTGGCGACGGCCGCTACCGGGCCGATGCGCAGAAGCGCTGCGCCACGCTGGCCCGTATGGGCGCGATGGTGTACAGCTACGACCTGTTTGCCTGGGGCGAATCGCTGCTGCAATTTAAGGGCGAAGACCACCGCCGCAGCCTCGCCATGACGGTGCAGGCCCTGAACGGCGAGCGGGCCCTCGACTACCTGCTGTCGCTGAAAGACGCTGATAAAAACCGCGTGGCCATCACCGGCGGCTCGGGCGGCGGCAGCCAAACCATGCTGCTCACGGCCCTGGATGATAGAATCAAAGTGAGCGTGCCCGTAGTGATGCTCTCGACCTACCATAGTGGTGGCTGCCCCTGCGAAAGCGGCCAGCCCGTGCACCTCTGCGGCAACGGCACCAACAACGCTGAAATCGCCGCCATGGCCGCCCCGCGCCCCCAATTAGCCATCACCGACGGCGGCGACTGGACTGCCCAAACGCCCGAAGTCGCCTACCCCTACCTCCAAAAAATCTATGGCTACTACAGTAAAACAGACCTCGTGCAAAACACCCATCTGCCCAAGGAAGGCCACGATTACGGCCCCTCAAAGCGCCAGGCGATGTACGAGTTTCTGGCGAAGAACCTAGGGCTGAATCTGGCTGCCGCCGAGGATAAAACCGGCAAGCTGGACGAGTCAAAAGTGACCATCGAGAAGGAGGAAGCGCAGCGCGTTTTCGGGCCGAAAGGGGAGGGGCTGCCGGCCAATGCGCTGCACAGTTTCGAGGATTTGCAGACGGTTTTCGCAAAAGCGGTAGCGCCGTGAACGATGTAGAGACGCAACATTTTGCGTCTCGTCGTTGGACGGTCGGCATCGCGCAGAACCGCTCATACTAAACAACATAAGCAACGACGAGACGCAAAATGTTGCGTCTCTACATCGCCCGACATGCTCCGAACAGTTATTCTTAAAGTTCTCTTTGCCCTCAGCCTGCTAGCCGCCGCGCCCGCCCGCGCCGCCGACATCTGGGTAGCGCCCACCGGCTCCGACCGCAACCCTGGCACCCAGGCCCAGCCGCTGGCCACCCCAAATGCCGCCCTGCGCCAAGCTCGCGACCTGCGCCGCCTGCACGATGCCTCGGTGGCCGATGGCGTGCACATCTGGCTGAAGGGCGGCGAGTACCGATTGACGGAACCGTGGTTTTTTTGGCCCGAGGATGCGGGCACGGCCGCCAGCCCCACGGTGGTAGCCGCCGCGCCGGGCGAGCACCCAGTACTGAGCGGCGGCGTGTCGGTAACGGGCTGGCATAAAGCAGTTGGTAAAGTTGCTGGTCTGCCGGCTATCGCGCAGGGCCAGGTTTGGGTAGCCGCCGCGCCGCTGCTAGCAGGCCGCGCCCTCAACTTTCGCCAGTTGTGGGTGAATGACCGCAAAGCCACGCGCGCCCGCACGCCCAACCACGACAACCTGCCCCGCCTGCTTACCTGGGACACCGACAAGCGTGAAACCACCGTGCCGGCTGCCGCCCTAGGTGGCATAAAGCAACCCATCCAGCTGGAAATGGTTCTGCACCAGATGTGGGCCGTGAACGTGCTTCGGGTAAGAAACCTGGCCGTGCAGGGCGACAAAGCCCGGCTAACGTTTCAGGAACCCGAAAGCCGCGTGCAGTTTGAGCACCCGTGGCCTCGGCCCATTATCAATGGCAAAAACGGCAGCTCGGCCTTCTACCTAAGCAATGCCATCGAGCTGCTCGACCAGCCCGGCGAGTGGTTTTATGACGCCCCGCACGGGCAGGTGTACTACTGGCCCCGCGCCGGCGAAAACCTGGCCACTGCCAAAGTGGTAGCGCCGGCCTTGGAAACGCTGGTGCAAGTGCAGGGCACCCTTGACCAGCCGGTGAGCTACGTGCAGTTTAAGGGGCTGACCTTTTCCTATACCACCTGGCTGCGGCCGTCGCAGCAGGGCCACGTGCCGCTGCAAGCCGGCATGTACTTGCTGGATGGCTACTCGCTGGCCAAGCCGGGCACGCCCGACAAAGCCGGCCTCGAAAACCAGGCCTGGATAGGGCGGCCACCGGCCGGGGCGCAGGTGCAGGGCGCGCACCACACGCGCTTCGAGCGCTGCCAGTTCCTGCACATGGGCGCTACGGGGCTCGATTACCAAAGCGGCACCCACGACGATGCAGTGGTGGGCTGCACCTTCCGCGACGTGGCTGTGAATGGCCTGCAACTGGGTAAGTTCTCGGATGAGGGCGTGGAAACCCACCTGCCTTACAACCCAAAGGATGAGCGCGAAATCTGCACCACTGAACTGATAGAAAACAACCTTGTCACGGACTGTGGCAACGAGGACTGGGGCGCGGTAGGCATCGCCGCTGGTTTCGTGCGCAATACCACCATCCGGCACAACGAGGTGGTGCAGGTGCCCTACACCGGCATCAGCCTGGGCTGGGGCTGGACCAAAACGGCCAACGCCATGCGCGATAACCGTGTGCAGGCCAATTACATCCACCACTACGCCCAGCACACCTACGATGTGGCGGGCGTGTACACGCTCTCGGCCCAGCCGGGCACGGTTATCAGCGAAAACCGGGTCGATGAAATCGGCCGGGCGCCCTACGTGCACGACCCCGACCACTGGTTCTACCTCTACCTCGACGAGGGCTCCTCCAACATCACGGTGCAGGACAACTGGTGCCCGGCCGAAAAATTCCTGGCCAATGCCAACGGTCCGGGCAACGTGTGGAAGAACAACGGCCCGATGGTGAGCGAGTCAATAAAGCAGGCAGCAGGGCTGGAAGCGGGGTATCAGGATTTGCGGAACCCCTGACATGGGCGCCTCACCCCCGGCCCACTCTCCGAAAAGGAGAGGGGGAGCCTGATGAATGCACGGAATGAACAATTGATTTTTATGAAAGAAAACACCAAAGCCGCCACAAGAAAGTTGTCTGGCTCCCCCTCTCCTTTTCGGAGAGGGGGCCGGGGGGTGAGGCGCACCGTTTGGGCAGTTCTGCTCTTGTTTTCAACTCTCCCCAGCTTCGCCCAACGCGCCACCTGGATTTGGTATCCCGGCGACTACGAAATCTGGCTGGGCAACCAGATGCAGAACCGGCGCACCGAGCGCGGCACCTTCTTCCCGGTATTCTGGCGGATGGACAGCCACTACGTGCTCATCGACTTCCACAAGGATTTCGACCTTACGCAGCCCGAGGAAGTGGAACTGCGTGCCGAAGGCCAGTACAATGTGAAGCTCGACGGCAAGCCCCTGACCGGCGCGCCCACCCGCCTAACAGTGCCGGCCGGCAAGCACCGCATCAATATCAAAGTATATAACCAGGCCACGCCGCCGGCCGTGTTTGTGCGCGGCAAAACCATTGCCTCCGATGCGTCGTGGCTGGTGACTTATGAGGACAAGGAGTGGATTGACGCCTCGGGCAAAACCTCCGACCAATCGGGCACCACCTGGCTGCAAGCCGGGGCTTGGAATTTTGACTCGCTAGAGGCGCGGCCTTCCACTTTCAAGCTGCCGACCGAGATGCGGCGGGCTGCCCGTGTGGAACGCAATGGGCAAAATATGGTGGTCGATTTTGGGCGCGAAACCTTCGGCTACATCAAGCTGCACGGGGTGAAAGGCAAAGGGCAGGTGGCCGTGTATTTTGGCGAATCGAAGGAAGAAGCTTTAGCAACTGAAACCGGCGAAACGCTGGAATACCTGGCCGTGGACCAGCCGCAGAAGGGCGACCAAACCACGAGTTTATCCAAAGCGTTTCGCTATGTAAACATCCGGCCCGGGGCAGGCGTCAGCCTCGATTCGGTGTCGATGCTCTACGAATATGCGCCGGTGGCGGAGCGGGGTAAATTCCGCTGCTCCGATGCGCAGCTGAATAAAATCTGGGACGTGGCGGCTTACACCATGCACCTCAATACGCGGGAGTTTTTCATCGACGGTATTAAGCGCGACCGGTGGGTGTGGTCGGGCGACGCTTACCAGAGCTATTTGATGAATTACTATCTGTATTTCGACACGCCGACCGTGAACCGCACGCAGTTTGCGCTGCGCGGCAAAGACCCGGTGACCAGCCACATCAACACCATCATGGACTACAGCTTCTACTGGTTCATCAGCGTATACGATGCTTACCAATATACCGGCGACAAGGCCCAGGTGCAGCAGCTCTACCCCCGCATGCAGAGCCTGATGGACTACTGCCTCGGCCGCCGCAACAAGGACGGTCTGATGGAGGGCTTGGCTGGCGACTGGGTGTTCATCGACTGGGCCGATGGGCTGAGCAAGAAGGGTGAAGTGAGCTTTGAGCAGCTGCTGCTGTGCCGCAGCCTCGAAAGCATGGCGTTGTGCGCCAAGCTAGTCGATGACCGGGCTGGCGCGCAGAAATACCAGCAACTGGCCACTGACCTCAAGGCCAAAGTCTTCGCCACCTACTGGAATGCCGGCAAGGGCGCGCTGGTGCACAGCCGCGTCAACGGCCAGCCTACCGACAACGTGACGCGCTACGCCAACATGTTCGCCATCTTCTTCGACTACCTCAGCCCCGAGCAGGAGCAGCAGGTGAAGAAATCGGTGCTGCTGAACCCGCAGGTGCCCAAAATCACGACGCCCTACATGCGCTTCTACGAGCTGGAAGCGCTGTGCGCGATGGGCGAGCAACCCTACGTGCTCAAGGAAATGAAGTCGTACTGGGGCGGCATGTTGAACGAGGGCGCCACGTCGTTTTGGGAGGAATACGACCCCACTAAAAAAGGCACTGAGCACCTGGCCATGTATGGCCGGCCCTTCGGCAAGAGCCTGTGCCACGCCTGGGGCGCCAGCCCGATTTACCTGCTGGGTAAGTACTACCTCGGCGTGAAGCCCCTCACGGCCGGCTACGCCACCTACGAAGTAGTGCCCAACCTTGGCGGCCTGCAATGGATGGAGGGCACCGTGCCCACGCCGCAGGGCGACATCACGGTGGCCGCCAGCCCCAAGCAACTGAAGGTGAAAGGCGCGATGGGTACCGGCACGCTGCGTTTCAAAAGCAAGTCAAAGCCTTCTTGCAAGGGTGGCAAAATCGTTTCGAAAGGCAGCGAGCAGTACGAGCTAACGCTGGAAAAAGGGCGCGAATACGTGGTGACTTATCAGGCGCTGTAATGCAACAACCTCTGTGTACCTCTGCGAAACCCACTGCGTACCTCTGCGGGAACCGTCGTCTGCTCAGCCTGCTACTGTGGTTGCTATTGCCGCTGACGGCCTCTGCGCAAGCCGGCGAAAAGATGTCGGTGGTTGAAATCATTGGCCCCGGCAAAGCGCCCGTTTCAGCCAGCAGCTTGGTGGCGTTGTGTCAGAAATACAAAGTGCCGACCTCGGGCATCTACAGTTGGCAAAACCACCTCGTTGCCTATGGCAAAGCCGCCAGCATTCAGGACCTGCGGAAGAACCTGGCCGCTGTCTACGCGGGCAACGAAGTGAAATTCTACGCCGCGCCCTTCTACCAATTCGACCGACATTACTGCGCCGATAAAACCACGGCCGGGCAGTGGGACAACATCATCCTAACGGCAAACCTGGTCAACGACCCGAAGAAGCAACAGGAATACCTGAGCTACCACGCCACCCAGTTTCAGCAGTGGCCCGAAGTGGCGCAGGGTTTCTGCAATGCCAGTTTTCAGCAGCTGCTGGTGTATCGGCAGGGGCGGCAGCTGATGCTGGTTATCAGCATTCCGCACGGCGAAAGTTTGGACAAGTTGAACCCGAAAACCTCGCTCAACAACCCGCGCGTGGACGACTGGAATCGGCTGATGAAGCAATACCAGGAAGGCTTGCCCGGCACCAAGCCAGGGGAGGTGTGGGCGTTTCTGAAACCGGTTGCGGTGAAGCAGCCAGTGCTCCATAAGCCATGAAAAATCCCCCGCACCCCCGCCGGCACCTCGCTGCCAACTCAGGCCCCGCCATTTCCAATTCCACGACCGCCAGCACCGGTTCCAGGTTAGGCAGTAGGATATCTTTAAGCGCCAGTAGGATATCTGCAAGTGCAGGCAACTTGTCAGTGCCGGATATTAGGATATATTCTATAGCAAGTAGGATATAAGCGGCATGCAGTAGGATGTCTTTCAGCGCCAGTAGGACATCTTCAATGGTCACCCACGTTTCAGTGGCTGGAATAACTTATTCTTCAACTTCCCTAACCACCCTGTAATGCTAACCCTCGGAATCCTGGGCCTCGGCGAAGGCCGCAGCACCATGTCGGCCGCTCTGAACAGCCCGAAATGGACCCTTAAAACCATCTGCGACCGCAACGAAGACCTGTGCCGGCACCGCGCCGAGGAATTCAACTTCCCGCACTACACCACCAAGTACCAGGACCTGCTCGATGACCCGGAAATCGACGCCGTGGCCATCTACACCCCGGACCACCTGCACGCCGAGCACGTGGCCCAGGCCCTGCGCGCCGGCAAGCATGTGGTATGCACCAAGCCCTTTATTGACGACCTCAGCAAGGCCAACGAGCTGCTGGAGCTGAGCCGCACCTCGGGCAAAAAGCTGTTTGTGGGCCAAAGCTCACGGTTTTTCGAACCTATGAAGAAGCAACGGGCCGACTACGAGGCCGGCCTCATCGGCGAGCTCATCACCATCGAAGCCTACTACCACGCCGACCACCGCTGGTTTCTGGAAAAAGGCTGGTCCCTGGAAAACGCCTTCAAGTGGCTCTACGGCGGCCTCAGCCATCCCGTAGATTTTATCCGCTGGTACCTGCCCAACATCGAGGAGGTGATGGGCTACGGGATGCTGAGCAGCAACGGCGCCAAGGGCGGCCTCAAGCACCAGGATACCATGCACTTCATCTTCAAAGCCACCGATGGCCGCGTGGCCCGCGTGAGCGGCTGCTACACCGGCCCCGTGCAGCCCGTGACGCGCGACTCGGAGATGAGCTGCATCCTGCGCGGCACCGAGGGCGCCAGCCAGGGCGACTACATGGACCTGCGCTACGCCATCACCGACAAGACCGGTGAAGAAAGAATCATCACCTGGGAGCATAAGCTCAAGCACTACTTCCGCTTCGAGGGCAAGAGCCACCACGCCGGCGAGTACCAGAACTACCTGGAGTATTTCGCCGATTCTATTGAGCAGGATTTCACGGCTTACCCCGATTTGAAGGAAGGCATTGGCACCATCGCCCTTTTACAGGCCATGGACCGCTCGCTGAGCACCGGCCAGCCGGTGAAGGTGCAGGCGCTACTAGCCGAGCACGGCATTGCGCTTGATTAGAACGGATTAGAAAACGGTCATGCAGAGCGCAGCGAAGCATCTCGCGTGCTCCGTCATGTCCTGCTGAGCGCAGCGAAGGACCTTGTCAGGTTAGAATGCTTAAAGTTCAATGGGGTAATAAGGTCCTTCGCTGCGCTCAGCAGGACAGACGATTTAATTCTCCAAAATTCCCACCACCCTAAACCCCTCCGCTCGCATGGGCAACAACCTACTCGGCCACCTCACCGCCTGGGACTACGCCATTGTCGCGGCTTACGTCGTGATTCTAGCCGGCATTGGCTACCGGGCCAGCGCTGCCAAGAAAACCGAAGAATCCCTGTTTCTGGCCAACAAGTCGCTGGGCTGGGCCAGTATCGGGTTCAACATGTGGGGCACCAACGTGGGGCCGTCGATGCTGCTGGCGTTTGCCAGTATTGGGTACAGCACGGGCATCGTAGCGGTGAATTTTGAGTGGTATGCCTTCGTGTTTTTGTTTTTGCTGGCGGTGGTATTTGCCCCGCGCTACCTGGCGGCCAACGTGAGCACCATGCCGGGGTTTATGGGGCGGCAGTACGGCGACTCGACGCAGAACATCCTAGCCTGGTACGCGCTGATTAAAATCCTGATTTCGTGGCTGTCACTGGGCTTGTTTTCGGGCGGGCTGCTGGTGCGGCAGATTCTGGGTATCCCCATGTGGCAGTCGGTGGTGGTGCTGGTGCTGTTTGCGGGCGCGTTCACGTTTGCGGGCGGGCTCAAGGCCATTGCGCGCGTCAACGTGTTTCAGATGCTGCTGCTTATTGGCGTGTCACTCACGCTCACCGTCATCGGCGTAATGAAAGTGGGCGGGCTGAGCGAAGTGTTCCACCGCGTGCCCGGCCACTACTGGAACCTGCTGCACCCAGCTTCCGACCCCAAGTACCCGTGGTACGCCATTCTGCTGGGCTACCCGGTGTCGGCGGTGGCGTTTTTCTGTACCGACCAAGCCATGGTGCAGTCGGTGCTGGGGGCCAAAAGCTTGGAGCAGGGCCAGCTAGGTGTGAACTTCATCGGTTGGCTCAAAATCCTGTCGCTGCCGCTATTTATTCTCACCGGCGTGCTGTGCTACATCCTATTCCCCGACCTGAAAGACCCCAAAGAAGCCTACATGACGATGGTGACGAGCCTGTTTCCGGCCGGTATGAAGGGCCTGGTTATCGTGGTGCTCATTGCCGTGCTGGTGGGCACCATCAGCTCCTCGCTCAACGCCCTGAGCACCGTGTTTGCGATGGACGTGTACGCCCGCAACATCAACCCACAGGCCACTGACGCCGACGTGGTGCGCGTGGGGCGGCGCACGGTGCTGGTGGGCTGCGCCTTCGCGGTGCTCATGGCCCTGGCCATCGACTCGGTGAAAGGTCTCAACCTGTTCGACGTGTTCCAGGCGGTGCTGGGCTTTATTGCGCCGCCGCTGGCGGTGGTGTTCCTGCTGTCGGTATTTTGGGCGCGTACCACGCAGCGCGCCGTCAACGGCATCCTGTCGTGGGGCTCGGCCTTGAGCCTGAGCGTGGGCGTGCTCTACCTCTGGGTGCTTCCGCCCGACACGCACCCCTTCTGGCCGCACTACCTGATGCTGTCGTTCTACATTTTCGCGGCGCTCTTTGCCGCCGCCGTGCTCATTTCCCTCACCGACCCAGCCGGCCAGGCCTGCCGCCAGGCCGTGGACTACGGCGTGCTGGCCCGGCCCACGCACCGGGTGCAGTTCCTCTGGGCCGCGCTGGCCGTGGTGATGGTGGGGCTGTACGTGGTGTTCAACGGGCACTGATTAGCCAACTGGGGAATTAATCTTCATACTGAGTATTATCAATTACCAATTCCCAAGGCGCAGAATTTCTGATTTCCTTTGAGGCAGGGCGCTTTAAAATCTTGGGCCCAAAGCTGTATTGGTAATAGATAACTACATAGTCTTTATCGAACTCAATCCGATACTCTGTTTCCGGCGATTCCAAACGGTACTCGGTATCAGTAGTTAGTTCCAACTCATCGCAGCTCAGCTCTATCCAGAGGAGCAACTTGGTTGCAGTACGATTATAGAACTCTATACCAATTATTGGGCTGTTTGTCATGGTGAGAGGCGCTGATTATGCAGCTCATTGCCGTGCTTAATTCATTACAATTACATCCGCCCTCCGCGCCTCCGGCCATACGTGTAGCACCTGTGCCTTCCCATCCTTCACCACTACCTCCACCGTCGTCTGGTAGGGCGCGTGGAGCTTGAAATGCACATCCCAGGTCTTAGGCCAGGCGGGCAGCAGAATAATCTTCCGGCCCTCGGTTTGCAGCAGCATTTCCTGCAGGCCTATCATGCCAGAGCCGCCCCAGTTGTGGTCGGGTGCCCAGTCGTAGCCCGGCCCCCAGAAGGCCGGGAAGCGGCGGCCCGAGTCTTGCAATTTCTTCACCGTCAGCTCGGCGGCTTCGTCGGTCAGGCCGAGGCGGGCGGCGAAGATATTGTGCTGCTTCCAGCCCACGTGGCTACGAAATTTCTGTACGTCGGCGTCATACAAGTAGGTGTTGCGGGCGGTGTCAAGGCCGGGTTTTCCCACGCCGTAGAGGGCCCACGGAAACACCGGGTAGAGTTGGGGGCTTTCGGTGTTGTTGATGCGCTCCCAGCTTTTAGCTGGCGCGATGGTGGGGCGGCCCTGGCTCTCGCGGAAGCTGATGGCCGGGATGCGGCCCAGCATGGTGGTCCACTTTTGGCGCTGCGCGGGCGTGCCGTAGCGCGGCGGCAGTTCCAGCAGGCGCGTGAGCACCGTGCGCAGACCGGCGATGGTAGCGGTGGAATTGTAGGCCATTTTGTACGTCTCGGCCCCCGAGCCGGGGTAGAGAACCAGGTGGCCGGCGCCGTCGAGGGCCTTGGCACCGCGCTGCCGGGCCAGGTACTGGTAGTGCTCGTCGAAAAAGACGAGGCAGCTTTCTACGAAGGGCAGGTAGGCAGCCACATCGCGCCCGGCGTAGCGCTCGGTTTCGAGCATCATGAGGCAAAACTCCAGCACGGTGTCCCACTCGTATTCCAACCAGGCGTTGTATTCCAGGCCATTGTCGAAATCGGCGGGGCGCTTCCAGTTGTATTCGGCAGGATTGGGCAAGCCGAAGTTTTCGAGCTGCTCGGTGAAGCTAGCGCCACCGTGATGCCAGTAGGTCTGGCTGCGCAGCTCGGCGTTTTTAAGCAGGCGGAGGTAGAAATCGAACTGTGGTTTCAGCAGCTCTGTGTCCCCGCTTTTGAGCATCGGCCAGTACACGAGGCGCTGATTCTGGGCTGTGTGGGTGCCGCCGCCCCAATTGCGGAAGTCGGGCGTGAATTTGAGCGTGGAATCCGTCAGCACCGGGTCGTAGGTGAAGAGGCCGCCGTTGAACTTGGTGGGCCACTGGCCGAAGGCGTCGCAGCCCAACATGTAGCGCATGAGCTGGTAGTTGCGGCCCGCCTGCCACTCGGGGGCTTTGGCAGCGGCTTTATCAGGCTGAATGTGGATGAAGCTACGGTTCCAGTAGTTGCGCCACCAAGCCACCGTGCGGCGCCGGGCAGCCAGCTGGTTCGGGAGAGTTGCCAGTAGCTTTTGCAGCCCGGCTTGCCACTGTACTCGAGCCGGTGAATTAATGGCAAGCAGGCCCAAATGCCCCTGCTCGGAGTTTTCGTAAGCCGTGTGCAGCACCAGGGTGAGTGAATGATTACGCGCGGCGGTGCGGCTTTTCAACTGCCAGCCGCGGTAGGGCGTGCGCAGGTATTGCCCGTCGGTGGTGCCGGCGGGCAGCATGTTTTCGCCCCACAGCATACCGCCAAAAATCAGGTTTTGCAGGGGATTGTAGAGTTGGCCTTTCACCGCCGCCAGGCCCTGCTGCTGCACGGCCACATCGAACACCGTTTGCGGCTGGTTCTGGTGGAAAAACTCCACGGTGTGCCCCCGGAAACCGATGCTGTCGTGCCGGGTCTTGACCTCGCCCTGCGGCGCCCACTTATAGGAATTCTGGTTGTTTTCCTTACCCTTCAGCACCCGGTCCTGAAAGCGCCAGCTTTCGTAGCTAGCGGTAGCCATGAGCTTCTCGCTGCTGTTCACCTCCAAGTGCACCACAGGCCGAAATACGTCTACCCAAACG
Proteins encoded in this region:
- a CDS encoding DUF5703 domain-containing protein, with the protein product MLFLLLLPFLSQAQSPELATNNITWTSTSKNAGESMPCGGGDIGLNVWAENGDVLFYIARSGTFDENNSLLKLGRVRLHLTPNPFKQGTFKQELALQTGDVTLTGTVGKTTARVHVWVDVFRPVVHLEVNSSEKLMATASYESWRFQDRVLKGKENNQNSYKWAPQGEVKTRHDSIGFRGHTVEFFHQNQPQTVFDVAVQQQGLAAVKGQLYNPLQNLIFGGMLWGENMLPAGTTDGQYLRTPYRGWQLKSRTAARNHSLTLVLHTAYENSEQGHLGLLAINSPARVQWQAGLQKLLATLPNQLAARRRTVAWWRNYWNRSFIHIQPDKAAAKAPEWQAGRNYQLMRYMLGCDAFGQWPTKFNGGLFTYDPVLTDSTLKFTPDFRNWGGGTHTAQNQRLVYWPMLKSGDTELLKPQFDFYLRLLKNAELRSQTYWHHGGASFTEQLENFGLPNPAEYNWKRPADFDNGLEYNAWLEYEWDTVLEFCLMMLETERYAGRDVAAYLPFVESCLVFFDEHYQYLARQRGAKALDGAGHLVLYPGSGAETYKMAYNSTATIAGLRTVLTRLLELPPRYGTPAQRQKWTTMLGRIPAISFRESQGRPTIAPAKSWERINNTESPQLYPVFPWALYGVGKPGLDTARNTYLYDADVQKFRSHVGWKQHNIFAARLGLTDEAAELTVKKLQDSGRRFPAFWGPGYDWAPDHNWGGSGMIGLQEMLLQTEGRKIILLPAWPKTWDVHFKLHAPYQTTVEVVVKDGKAQVLHVWPEARRADVIVMN